CTCGAGAAGCACGCCGACTTCTTTCGCGATTTTCGCGGCGACACGATCCACCCGTCGACGCTCACGGTGATGCAGGAGCTTGGGCTGCTCGACGATTTCTTGAAGCTGCGGCACTCGGAAGTCCGGACATTGTCCGTCAACGTTTCGGGCGAAGTGGTGACGATCGCGGACCTATCACGTGTTCCAGGCCCATGCAAATTCGTGATGTTCATCCCGCAGTGGGATTTCCTCAAGTTTCTCGCCGAGCATGCACGGCGTTTTCCGGGGTTCCGGCTGCTCATGGAAACCGAAGCTCGCGAACTCGTCATCGAAGACGGGCGCGTGGTGGGACTCCGCACGCTCTCACACGGCCAAGAGATGATCGTGCGCGCAGATTTGACGGTGGCTGCCGACGGACGGACATCGATCCTCCGCGAGCAATCCGGATGCGAGGTCATCGAGATCGGCGCGCCGATCGATGTGTTGTGGCTGCGTCTTTCGAAGAAAGCCGGCGATTCAAGTCAGACGTTCGGTAACGTCGTCGCGGGCGGCATTCTTGTGGCGATCGATCGCGTTGATTACTATCAATGCGCGGTCGTCATCAAAAAGGGCGCGTTCGACGAGATGCGCAGCCGCGGATTGGAAGCGTTCCGGGCATATATCGCGACGATCGCGCCATTTCTCGCCGATCGGGTTGACGAGTTGCAAAGCTGGGATGACGTCAAACTCTTGACCGTGGCGGTGAACCGCCTGAAGCAGTGGCACCGGCCGGGTCTGCTCTTCATCGGCGACGCCGCGCATGCCATGTCGCCGGTCGGCGGAATCGGGATCAATCTCGCGATCCAGGACGCGGTGGCCGCGTCGAATCTCCTCACCGATGCATTGCGCCATGGCGCGCCAACAGATGCCAATCTCCAGAGCGTCCAGCACCGCCGCGAACGGGCGACGCGTCAAACGCAAGCGATGCAAGTCTTCTTGCAGGAACGGATCCTGAATTGCGTGCTCAACACCAGCAACAAAATACGGCTACCGTGGTTTCTCCGGCTCTTCAGGATTTCGGCGCTGCGCAGGATCCCCGCTCGTATCATCGGCGTCGGCTTGCTTCCCGAGCACGTGCAAACGAGCGAAGATCAGCACTAGAGCGCCGTGGCGGGCCAGAAACTGTATGTCGGTCACGGCGAATTGAGCGCGGCTTGCAGGCCGCGAAGGGCAGCCCGAGCTGCGGAATTTCCGCCGAGCTTGACGTGGAGATCGAGTGCTCGCAGGTGTAATAGTGGACCACCGGCTCCACGCGAGAGCTCGACGGCCTCCTCGCTGTACGCACGCGCCTCGCGTTTGCGATTCAGGGCGGCAAGCGCGGTCGCTTCTGCAAACTTTGCACGGCCGAGTAGACGCGGCCAGTCGCGCAGTTGGACGCCCAAGGAGTGCGCCCTCTCCGCCGCACGGTCCGGTTGCTTGAGCAGGGCCCAGGCTTCAGCTTCGGAGATTGCGAGCGCC
The Candidatus Eremiobacteraceae bacterium DNA segment above includes these coding regions:
- a CDS encoding FAD-dependent oxidoreductase; its protein translation is MTTRCCIAGGGPAGIMLGYLLARAGIDVVVLEKHADFFRDFRGDTIHPSTLTVMQELGLLDDFLKLRHSEVRTLSVNVSGEVVTIADLSRVPGPCKFVMFIPQWDFLKFLAEHARRFPGFRLLMETEARELVIEDGRVVGLRTLSHGQEMIVRADLTVAADGRTSILREQSGCEVIEIGAPIDVLWLRLSKKAGDSSQTFGNVVAGGILVAIDRVDYYQCAVVIKKGAFDEMRSRGLEAFRAYIATIAPFLADRVDELQSWDDVKLLTVAVNRLKQWHRPGLLFIGDAAHAMSPVGGIGINLAIQDAVAASNLLTDALRHGAPTDANLQSVQHRRERATRQTQAMQVFLQERILNCVLNTSNKIRLPWFLRLFRISALRRIPARIIGVGLLPEHVQTSEDQH